In Microvenator marinus, one genomic interval encodes:
- a CDS encoding phosphatidate cytidylyltransferase, with protein MSEKKKSDLGPRLLTAAVAIPILLYLIFVAPKWAFFALIAWASGTSAWEYVNITLGADKAAARWLTTLLGIGLMSVLYWAPASFLFALSAAVIGLMIYFLFKYESIETATRDIGACVVGLIYGGLLISTMALLNRDAGNAGPFWVFMAMSIVWMSDTGAYFAGRAFGKHKLYPAVSPAKSIEGAIGGFLSAILLAFLWDKGFTAMAGEGLSTTLFGIEALKVDLQWKELGIINILILTIPANILGQVGDLAESLVKRSHGVKDSGTVIRGHGGMLDRIDALIFATPWVYFFYLTFVA; from the coding sequence ATGTCAGAAAAGAAGAAGTCAGACCTTGGCCCTCGCCTGCTCACAGCGGCAGTCGCCATTCCAATACTGCTCTATCTCATCTTTGTGGCTCCGAAATGGGCATTCTTTGCCTTGATCGCCTGGGCCTCAGGCACGAGCGCCTGGGAATACGTCAACATCACTCTAGGAGCTGATAAAGCGGCTGCCAGATGGCTAACGACTCTGCTCGGGATCGGCCTCATGAGCGTGCTCTATTGGGCGCCAGCGAGTTTCCTCTTTGCGCTCTCGGCCGCAGTCATCGGCTTGATGATCTACTTTCTCTTCAAATACGAATCGATCGAAACGGCGACCCGAGACATCGGGGCCTGTGTCGTCGGCTTGATCTACGGTGGGCTCTTAATCTCCACCATGGCACTGCTCAATCGAGACGCTGGAAACGCAGGCCCCTTCTGGGTCTTCATGGCCATGTCCATCGTCTGGATGTCCGACACGGGCGCCTATTTTGCCGGCCGAGCATTCGGAAAACACAAGCTCTACCCGGCAGTGTCCCCTGCAAAATCTATCGAAGGCGCCATCGGTGGCTTCCTCTCCGCAATTTTACTGGCATTTCTTTGGGACAAGGGATTCACAGCAATGGCGGGTGAGGGTCTAAGCACCACACTCTTCGGTATTGAAGCCCTGAAAGTAGACCTTCAGTGGAAAGAACTGGGCATCATCAACATTTTGATCCTCACCATTCCGGCCAACATCCTCGGACAGGTCGGTGACCTGGCTGAAAGCCTCGTGAAACGTTCTCATGGCGTCAAAGACAGCGGCACAGTTATTCGAGGGCACGGTGGAATGCTCGACAGAATAGATGCGTTGATCTTTGCGACCCCATGGGTTTACTTTTTCTACCTCACATTCGTCGCATGA
- a CDS encoding J domain-containing protein gives MESILIACGDTDTLRDIVAALPQDEFKPIATRKGAGIAEKLKGRGLRVAIIHESLQDGPGAALANALKQLDPVPKILYLVPAEVPKEGPFDLALKFPVPGPVLRNGLKRITAQNSSEQDMARWKAFYEEIKARLELIPTQSYYQMLGLKAGAPHHVIVSVYDAISLRYHPDRYSRFRSEKWGAAIHEHVNELYKTYTEAYGVLSDRKSRAKYDEALSRGELRLSDDAALDSGPRTLGELSQNPAAKKFLKLAQSDVARRDWAQAIQNLRFALSLEPDNQAVQAKIAEYENLVGK, from the coding sequence GTGGAATCTATTCTCATCGCATGTGGAGACACCGACACCCTTCGGGATATTGTTGCCGCCCTTCCCCAGGACGAATTCAAGCCCATCGCCACGAGAAAGGGAGCAGGGATCGCGGAAAAGCTCAAAGGACGAGGGCTTCGAGTCGCGATTATCCACGAGTCTTTGCAAGACGGGCCCGGGGCAGCGCTCGCCAACGCGCTTAAACAGCTCGATCCGGTCCCAAAAATTCTATACCTCGTGCCGGCAGAGGTCCCAAAAGAGGGGCCGTTTGATCTCGCTCTCAAATTTCCCGTTCCTGGCCCGGTATTGAGAAATGGGCTCAAGCGGATCACCGCACAGAACTCATCCGAACAAGATATGGCGCGCTGGAAGGCGTTCTACGAGGAGATCAAGGCACGGCTCGAACTCATCCCGACCCAGTCCTACTACCAAATGCTCGGTCTCAAAGCGGGTGCGCCTCATCACGTGATCGTGAGTGTTTATGACGCAATTAGCTTGAGGTACCACCCTGACAGGTACTCGAGGTTTCGCTCCGAAAAATGGGGCGCGGCTATCCACGAACACGTCAACGAACTCTACAAGACCTACACAGAAGCTTATGGCGTGCTATCTGACCGAAAGTCTCGAGCGAAATACGATGAGGCACTTTCACGTGGCGAGCTACGTCTTTCAGATGATGCTGCATTGGATTCAGGGCCTCGTACACTCGGGGAGCTGAGCCAAAACCCTGCTGCTAAGAAGTTCCTAAAACTTGCTCAATCCGATGTTGCCCGCCGAGATTGGGCTCAAGCTATCCAAAACCTTCGCTTTGCACTTAGCCTTGAGCCTGATAATCAAGCCGTTCAGGCGAAAATCGCCGAGTACGAGAATCTTGTAGGCAAGTAG
- the aroC gene encoding chorismate synthase: MRGNSFGEFFTITTFGESHGVALGAVIDGVPAGLSLSEADLEVALGRRRPGQSSITTSRAEADEPEILSGVFEGKTLGSPICVIVRNHDARSKDYDPNYYRTGHADRVWQEKFGHRDHRGGGRASGRETLARVIGGVVAEKLIPDVKIVGFTRQIGPHRATTIPENLSRDMVDAHPTRCPDPAAAEAIQAALEQAKRDGDSFGGIVEIQISGASIGLGEPVFRKAKALLPGALMSVGAVVGVTLGDAHEDAQTRGLEFHQSAGGELSGISASANGIQGGITNGETIRLLVYFKPASTVGSMAKEGRHDPCIVPRAIPVLESMCALVMADLALAQRLDRAFACTEPEFSGNSEV, translated from the coding sequence ATGAGAGGAAATAGTTTTGGAGAGTTTTTCACGATCACTACGTTCGGTGAGTCCCACGGGGTCGCCCTCGGGGCGGTGATCGACGGCGTCCCGGCCGGCCTCAGCCTTAGCGAAGCCGATTTGGAAGTCGCTCTTGGGCGCCGCAGACCTGGACAATCGTCCATCACAACTTCGCGTGCTGAAGCTGATGAACCTGAAATCCTATCCGGTGTTTTCGAGGGAAAGACGCTCGGCAGTCCGATTTGTGTGATCGTTCGAAATCACGACGCTCGGTCCAAAGACTACGACCCGAATTATTACCGCACGGGACATGCCGATCGAGTTTGGCAGGAGAAGTTTGGACACCGTGACCATCGCGGCGGCGGACGCGCGTCTGGAAGAGAAACTCTGGCGCGAGTCATTGGCGGGGTCGTGGCCGAAAAGTTGATTCCGGACGTCAAAATCGTGGGGTTTACGCGCCAAATCGGGCCGCATCGCGCCACCACAATCCCCGAGAACCTCAGCCGAGACATGGTTGATGCCCATCCCACGCGTTGCCCCGACCCTGCGGCCGCCGAGGCCATTCAAGCTGCGCTGGAACAAGCCAAGCGCGATGGCGACTCGTTTGGTGGAATCGTGGAAATTCAGATCTCAGGAGCCTCTATCGGTCTGGGCGAACCCGTTTTTCGAAAGGCCAAGGCTTTGCTCCCAGGTGCCTTGATGAGTGTTGGCGCGGTTGTTGGTGTAACCTTAGGAGACGCTCACGAGGACGCTCAAACTAGAGGTCTTGAGTTCCATCAAAGTGCAGGCGGTGAATTGAGTGGGATCAGTGCCTCGGCGAACGGAATTCAAGGCGGAATCACGAACGGAGAAACCATCCGCCTCCTCGTCTACTTCAAGCCGGCGAGCACCGTGGGAAGCATGGCGAAAGAGGGCCGTCACGACCCGTGTATCGTGCCGCGAGCGATCCCCGTTCTCGAATCCATGTGTGCGCTCGTTATGGCGGATTTGGCACTCGCTCAACGACTTGACCGCGCTTTTGCTTGCACCGAACCCGAGTTCAGCGGTAATTCTGAAGTCTAA
- a CDS encoding shikimate kinase has translation MNCPRDFILFGHRTAGKSSLGRILSERGFEVIDLDCAIETKTGRSAANLVAENWQHFRRLETETLRDLLAQPQAETPRLIVCGAGIEEIPNHAIAVWIDRDGWEESARTERERLRPELSWEEEVEWMRQTREPRYQRWADLKVEIPRGRALERVADELEDLIVWTDSSSMLAPRTFVVPQSQAEVAKAEYLARRLNLAGVEIRSDLETSTSSPYLASLRGSNAAWLLEHLEAEAWDIDIDYFADALNSGVFETPPRRLILSTHPNILAESTLKNLRDCYEQLRPEWKVACEFKVAPRISGISGLAQALALWRGFDSAKTSFIPQGSNFVWLRFLKSFQNPLSYVRVGLSKARGNRPGPTPHDLQDLLPIWTLIPDPSFQALLGMPVQKSQGDWWHRRAALRAAQNHGYIKIPCEEAEFDILTKLLRDLGVHELSITTPLKSVAARVIGADRPINTLKFRGGTWMGTDTDEAGMRNALSGLPALEKRAAIVGQGDVSHAVSRSMKSEGWEVELVRGRADTAIGPVPLVINATGRELKRPVFTEVQIDLHYTSVAPSKAAIHLNGDRFFEGQAREQRVYWFQDGI, from the coding sequence ATGAATTGTCCCAGAGATTTCATTTTATTTGGTCATCGCACCGCAGGTAAGTCCTCGTTGGGGCGCATCCTTAGTGAGCGAGGATTCGAGGTCATCGACCTTGACTGTGCTATCGAGACGAAAACGGGGCGAAGCGCAGCGAACCTGGTAGCCGAGAACTGGCAGCATTTCAGACGGCTTGAAACAGAGACTCTGCGAGACCTGCTCGCTCAACCCCAAGCGGAAACACCTCGACTCATAGTATGTGGCGCTGGAATCGAGGAGATTCCAAACCATGCCATCGCCGTTTGGATAGACCGCGACGGCTGGGAAGAGTCTGCCCGAACAGAGCGCGAACGCCTACGCCCCGAACTCTCATGGGAAGAAGAAGTAGAGTGGATGCGGCAAACACGAGAGCCTCGCTACCAGAGATGGGCTGACCTCAAGGTCGAGATTCCGCGTGGACGAGCGCTCGAGAGAGTGGCCGATGAGCTCGAAGACCTCATCGTTTGGACAGACTCTTCGTCAATGCTAGCCCCTCGCACATTCGTGGTTCCTCAATCGCAGGCTGAGGTTGCGAAAGCTGAGTACTTGGCGCGTCGCCTCAACTTGGCAGGTGTCGAAATTCGCTCTGACCTTGAAACTTCCACATCGAGCCCGTACCTCGCGAGCCTTAGAGGCTCAAATGCTGCGTGGCTATTGGAGCATCTGGAGGCTGAGGCATGGGACATCGATATCGACTACTTTGCGGATGCGCTAAACAGTGGAGTCTTTGAAACCCCTCCCCGCCGCCTTATCCTCTCAACTCACCCGAATATTCTCGCCGAATCAACACTGAAGAATCTTCGTGATTGTTACGAGCAACTCAGACCCGAGTGGAAGGTGGCATGCGAGTTCAAGGTTGCCCCGCGAATTTCGGGCATTAGCGGGCTTGCTCAAGCCCTCGCTCTTTGGCGAGGCTTCGACTCCGCCAAGACGTCGTTCATTCCTCAAGGGAGCAATTTTGTGTGGCTTCGATTTCTCAAGAGCTTCCAAAATCCGCTTTCTTACGTGAGGGTCGGACTCTCCAAAGCACGAGGAAACCGGCCCGGACCGACACCACACGATCTTCAAGACCTTCTGCCGATTTGGACGCTTATTCCCGATCCTTCATTTCAAGCCCTGCTAGGTATGCCAGTTCAAAAGAGTCAGGGTGACTGGTGGCATCGTCGAGCGGCTCTGCGCGCGGCCCAAAACCACGGCTACATCAAGATTCCATGCGAGGAAGCCGAGTTCGACATCTTGACAAAACTACTGCGAGACCTCGGCGTTCACGAACTTTCGATCACCACGCCATTGAAGTCCGTGGCCGCGAGGGTGATTGGCGCTGACCGCCCAATCAACACCCTGAAATTTCGTGGTGGAACGTGGATGGGTACCGATACGGATGAGGCTGGGATGAGAAATGCCTTGTCTGGCCTACCCGCCTTGGAAAAACGTGCCGCGATCGTCGGTCAAGGAGATGTCAGCCATGCCGTGTCTCGTTCCATGAAATCCGAAGGCTGGGAGGTCGAACTGGTGCGCGGGCGGGCTGATACCGCGATAGGCCCAGTGCCACTCGTCATCAACGCCACGGGCCGCGAGCTTAAGAGGCCGGTGTTCACGGAAGTACAAATCGACCTCCACTACACGTCAGTGGCACCCTCGAAAGCCGCGATTCATCTAAATGGTGACCGGTTCTTTGAGGGACAAGCCCGAGAACAACGAGTTTACTGGTTTCAGGATGGCATATGA
- a CDS encoding serine/threonine protein kinase has translation MDQKLRTLGKYTLVRRLAVGGMAEIYLAEQEGPGGFKKKLVIKQILQSFAEDENFKTMFQDEARLVAQLTHPKIAQLYELGEIEDSLFIAMEFVEGVDLQEIVEWSKENNRPVPFDIAAKLMIDLMEALDYAHDFTHEGVPYNLVHRDVTPHNVMVSNDGVLKLLDFGVAKALANQSKTQAGAVKGKFAYMAPEQVQNAQLDRRVDIFAAGVVFYELLCGEKPFGDDLAAIVNVVQMPTPDPRQKRSDVPAELVQVVMRATAKDPNDRYPDAHAMVVDLQNYLRQVGAFIGDRDIAAFVREMQGIPLTRGSGPRQTVSEAPGPLKTDSAPMSTIATPPPSVVPDYKTPSGTAGIAAPQLHSSLGEVGGPSTAELPQLGGNEGPRSNTEAISLQDSSTRKIFGVFIVLFFALVLASGALIWVYVSKKSETVEPAVAVTKTTPEVKPKTKTPAVETAFRHANGDIVSFHSTPKAKVYFEGEMVGETPFSTNLRKGSYTVTFKTDKKSIDKTFEVKELINSVSVKF, from the coding sequence ATGGACCAGAAGCTTCGAACACTCGGGAAATACACGCTGGTGCGTCGGTTGGCGGTCGGGGGAATGGCGGAAATTTACCTCGCCGAGCAAGAGGGCCCCGGTGGGTTTAAAAAGAAGCTCGTCATCAAGCAGATTCTTCAGAGTTTTGCAGAGGACGAGAACTTCAAGACGATGTTCCAAGACGAGGCTCGTCTTGTGGCACAGCTGACCCATCCCAAAATCGCTCAACTCTACGAATTAGGCGAGATTGAAGACAGCCTCTTCATCGCCATGGAATTCGTTGAAGGGGTGGACCTTCAAGAGATCGTGGAGTGGTCGAAGGAGAATAATCGCCCCGTGCCTTTCGATATCGCTGCAAAGCTGATGATCGACTTGATGGAGGCGCTCGATTACGCCCACGACTTCACGCATGAAGGTGTTCCCTACAATCTGGTCCATCGAGACGTGACGCCACATAACGTGATGGTGTCCAACGATGGCGTCTTGAAATTATTGGATTTCGGAGTGGCGAAGGCACTGGCCAATCAGTCCAAGACCCAGGCCGGTGCCGTGAAAGGTAAGTTTGCCTATATGGCGCCTGAGCAGGTCCAAAACGCGCAGCTCGATCGACGTGTCGATATATTCGCAGCTGGCGTAGTTTTTTACGAGCTTTTGTGCGGCGAAAAGCCCTTTGGTGACGATCTGGCAGCCATCGTGAACGTGGTTCAAATGCCCACGCCGGACCCTCGCCAAAAGCGCTCAGATGTTCCAGCCGAGTTGGTGCAAGTCGTCATGCGGGCCACGGCGAAGGATCCAAACGATCGTTACCCAGATGCGCATGCGATGGTGGTCGACCTCCAGAACTATTTGCGGCAGGTCGGGGCATTTATCGGTGATCGAGATATCGCGGCTTTTGTTCGCGAGATGCAAGGGATTCCGCTGACTCGGGGCTCCGGGCCGAGGCAGACGGTTTCTGAGGCACCTGGGCCCTTGAAGACGGACTCAGCGCCGATGTCTACCATCGCGACGCCACCACCTAGCGTGGTCCCTGATTACAAGACCCCGTCAGGCACAGCGGGAATTGCGGCACCACAGCTTCATTCTTCCCTGGGCGAGGTAGGCGGTCCGAGCACGGCGGAATTGCCGCAGCTAGGTGGCAACGAAGGGCCAAGGTCTAATACCGAGGCGATTTCACTTCAGGATTCCAGTACTCGAAAGATCTTCGGCGTGTTTATCGTACTCTTTTTCGCGCTGGTTCTCGCGAGCGGTGCCCTGATTTGGGTGTACGTTTCCAAGAAGTCGGAAACTGTTGAACCGGCGGTTGCCGTCACGAAGACAACGCCCGAAGTCAAACCCAAGACGAAGACACCTGCCGTTGAGACGGCGTTTAGACACGCAAATGGAGATATCGTCTCGTTTCACTCAACTCCAAAAGCAAAAGTCTATTTCGAAGGCGAAATGGTGGGAGAGACTCCGTTTTCAACCAATCTTCGCAAGGGTTCTTATACGGTCACTTTTAAGACAGATAAGAAGTCAATCGATAAGACTTTTGAAGTTAAAGAACTCATCAACTCGGTCAGCGTGAAGTTTTAG
- a CDS encoding sodium:solute symporter family transporter, whose product MRYVELILENPLIWGLFLLYIFGTSWLAWQGHKKTGDLESFALGKGDMPAWVVGITLASSIASTATFVINPGFVYVHGLSAFLHLGVAAALGIFTGLITMSVGFRRIGSGSKALTLPQWIGQRYNSEWLTIAFAAINLLSLTFVVLIVGAISIVMQLTLGLTNIESLVLTIGFVFSYIFVGGTYAHAYTNTLQGAIMAVIAAVIVASGFPLLADGFGAAWDALAAKNANLVAPINPESTLFGSFFSIWLSGFVIGFALVSQPHIMIKALYVKSDREVWKYLAVCLGVSIIFTALLLVGFYTHLLDVPPERFLDPTTGAFRQDLVMTVYITETFSPTMVAVVTVALLSAGMSTLDGILIALSSIAANDLFLNLTRKNLLKDKDEDEARKIAHRAGQAILVALGVATFFVAKDPPELLGIFGQVGAYGIVAASCVPILAGIMLKRIPTPMVWLSATTGLGIHLGLYYWASSATAAKLSLNEWANHSSFGWLFDTEMPQLGFLNPSVGATYGILASAVVMGLGYGWAKFSDRKIQASG is encoded by the coding sequence ATGCGCTACGTTGAGTTAATCTTGGAAAACCCGCTCATTTGGGGGCTCTTTTTACTCTACATCTTCGGAACCTCCTGGCTCGCGTGGCAAGGACATAAGAAGACCGGAGACTTGGAGAGCTTTGCGTTGGGCAAGGGAGACATGCCTGCATGGGTGGTTGGCATCACCCTCGCCTCTTCAATCGCCTCAACGGCGACATTCGTCATCAATCCTGGCTTCGTATATGTGCACGGCCTATCCGCATTTCTGCATCTCGGAGTCGCAGCTGCGCTTGGAATCTTCACCGGATTGATAACCATGAGTGTCGGATTCAGACGCATCGGATCTGGGTCGAAGGCGCTCACATTGCCTCAGTGGATCGGTCAACGATACAACTCGGAATGGCTCACCATCGCGTTCGCCGCCATCAATCTCCTATCCCTGACCTTTGTGGTCCTCATCGTTGGCGCCATCTCGATCGTGATGCAACTCACACTGGGCCTCACCAACATCGAAAGCCTCGTCCTGACGATTGGATTCGTGTTCTCCTACATCTTTGTGGGAGGCACCTACGCTCACGCTTATACAAATACCCTACAGGGCGCGATCATGGCCGTGATTGCAGCCGTGATCGTAGCCAGTGGCTTCCCGCTGCTCGCCGATGGGTTCGGGGCGGCGTGGGATGCCCTAGCCGCCAAGAACGCGAATCTCGTGGCTCCTATCAATCCTGAGAGCACCCTCTTTGGAAGTTTCTTTAGTATTTGGCTGTCTGGCTTCGTGATTGGATTTGCTCTGGTCTCCCAGCCCCACATCATGATCAAAGCCCTCTACGTGAAGTCTGACCGCGAGGTTTGGAAGTATCTGGCTGTCTGCCTGGGCGTCAGCATCATCTTCACCGCCCTCCTGCTCGTGGGTTTCTACACGCATCTACTTGACGTCCCGCCCGAGCGATTCTTGGACCCGACCACAGGCGCGTTCAGGCAAGACTTGGTGATGACGGTCTACATCACCGAAACTTTCTCTCCGACCATGGTCGCGGTGGTCACGGTGGCCCTGCTTTCCGCCGGAATGAGTACCCTCGATGGCATTTTGATCGCCCTTTCCAGCATTGCCGCAAATGACCTTTTCCTGAACCTTACCAGGAAGAACCTCCTAAAAGACAAGGACGAGGACGAGGCCCGCAAGATCGCTCACCGTGCCGGCCAGGCAATTCTAGTGGCTCTCGGGGTCGCGACCTTCTTTGTGGCCAAAGATCCGCCCGAGCTCTTGGGGATCTTCGGTCAAGTGGGCGCCTACGGAATCGTGGCCGCGAGCTGCGTTCCCATCTTGGCTGGCATCATGCTCAAGCGTATCCCAACACCGATGGTTTGGTTGAGTGCGACTACGGGGCTTGGCATACATCTCGGTCTCTACTACTGGGCTTCGAGCGCAACAGCCGCCAAGTTATCCCTCAACGAGTGGGCCAACCACTCGTCGTTCGGATGGCTCTTTGACACCGAGATGCCACAGCTTGGCTTTCTGAATCCAAGCGTCGGTGCGACCTACGGAATCCTGGCGAGCGCTGTTGTCATGGGACTTGGGTATGGATGGGCGAAGTTCTCAGACCGAAAGATCCAAGCCTCAGGGTGA
- a CDS encoding 4a-hydroxytetrahydrobiopterin dehydratase: MAPPKLSSSEIETRLQDLEDWRLEGDAIKRKLEFDDFLEAIEFINRIATLADSADHHPEIFNVYNRVELLLTTHDSGGLTHKDFDLAQEIDRVI, encoded by the coding sequence ATGGCACCGCCCAAATTGAGTTCTTCCGAAATCGAAACTCGACTTCAAGACCTTGAGGACTGGCGCCTTGAGGGCGACGCCATCAAACGCAAACTTGAGTTCGACGACTTTTTGGAAGCCATTGAGTTCATCAACCGAATCGCCACGCTTGCGGACTCGGCAGACCACCACCCTGAAATCTTCAACGTCTACAATCGCGTCGAGTTGCTTCTGACGACTCACGATAGCGGTGGATTGACGCACAAAGATTTTGACCTTGCACAAGAAATAGATCGGGTCATCTAA